In Gemmatimonadota bacterium, the following proteins share a genomic window:
- a CDS encoding LysR family transcriptional regulator, with product MNLYYLQYFLAVARRESFSRAARDMHVTQPTVSNGVRELEETLGVKLFNRGSRHVSLTMEGRALVDYAVRIQDLAEEAENRLASGDVLPGEGFAFGATDAAVTYLLTDILKRYVERYPELELSVHVSPSQYLVEELLANRSEFALITLPYTHPRIETMSIYHDAMPLVVGGGHPFAGRTSVVPTEVAEQPLILFHEDSVSRRIVDERFTEVGVSPRVVMEMRSPEAMRKLVEAGVGISFLPSLTVQESIAAGTLREVAVEGFEFSRDIGVAWRRGRYFSPALEVLLEDIFESYGEGEAWVERQKRDQS from the coding sequence ATGAACCTGTACTACCTGCAGTACTTCCTGGCCGTCGCGCGGCGAGAGAGTTTCTCCCGTGCGGCGCGGGACATGCACGTGACGCAGCCCACGGTGAGCAACGGCGTGCGGGAACTGGAGGAGACGCTGGGCGTGAAGCTGTTCAACCGGGGAAGCCGCCACGTTTCGCTGACCATGGAAGGCCGGGCGCTGGTCGACTACGCCGTGCGCATCCAGGACCTCGCCGAGGAGGCGGAGAACCGGCTGGCCAGCGGGGACGTCCTGCCGGGCGAGGGATTCGCCTTCGGGGCCACCGACGCCGCGGTGACCTACCTGCTCACCGATATCCTCAAGCGCTACGTGGAGCGGTATCCGGAACTGGAACTGTCCGTGCACGTCTCGCCTTCCCAGTACCTGGTGGAGGAACTCCTGGCCAACCGGTCGGAGTTCGCCCTGATCACCCTGCCGTATACCCATCCCCGCATCGAGACCATGTCCATCTACCACGATGCCATGCCGCTTGTCGTCGGTGGCGGCCATCCCTTCGCCGGCCGGACGTCGGTCGTGCCGACTGAGGTGGCGGAACAGCCGCTGATCCTCTTTCACGAGGATTCCGTGTCGCGGCGGATCGTGGACGAACGATTCACCGAGGTGGGCGTGTCGCCGCGGGTCGTTATGGAAATGCGCAGTCCGGAGGCCATGCGGAAACTCGTGGAGGCCGGCGTGGGGATTTCCTTCCTGCCATCACTGACGGTCCAGGAATCCATCGCGGCCGGTACGCTTCGGGAGGTTGCCGTCGAGGGTTTCGAATTCAGCCGCGACATCGGCGTGGCCTGGCGACGCGGCCGGTACTTCAGCCCGGCGCTGGAAGTGCTGTTGGAGGATATCTTCGAAAGTTACGGCGAGGGTGAGGCCTGGGTGGAGCGGCAGAAACGGGATCAGTCGTAG
- a CDS encoding cytochrome c-type biogenesis protein CcmH, producing the protein MRRATLFLIIPLIVLLAAASTAISQVNSVMAEARERLAALVEEQLIAPCCWRAPLSQHYSGTAERMKEDLREMLANGKTQTDIIEYYKAMYGERILSSPPNAGFNRLAYLFTPLMFLVGAGIIFLTLRRWRAGRMSRGDPAPVAGPAADPRHRDRIDAELNAYD; encoded by the coding sequence ATGCGACGAGCCACCCTCTTCCTCATCATACCGTTAATCGTTCTTCTGGCAGCGGCCAGCACGGCCATTTCACAGGTAAACTCGGTCATGGCCGAAGCCAGGGAACGCCTCGCCGCGTTGGTCGAGGAGCAGTTGATCGCGCCATGCTGCTGGCGCGCCCCGCTGAGCCAGCACTACTCGGGTACCGCGGAAAGGATGAAAGAGGATCTCCGGGAAATGCTCGCCAACGGAAAGACGCAAACGGATATCATCGAATATTACAAGGCCATGTACGGGGAACGCATCCTTTCCTCCCCGCCCAATGCCGGATTCAACCGGCTGGCCTATCTCTTCACACCGCTCATGTTCCTCGTCGGCGCCGGGATCATCTTCCTCACGTTGCGCCGGTGGCGGGCAGGACGAATGAGCCGTGGTGATCCCGCGCCCGTCGCAGGGCCGGCCGCCGACCCCCGGCACCGAGACCGCATCGACGCGGAACTGAACGCCTACGACTGA
- a CDS encoding BrxA/BrxB family bacilliredoxin, with protein sequence MYDPVLVEPMRRELTDLGVEELKTADEVDALLEEHEGTALVVVNSVCGCAAANARPGVAMALQNRKKPDRITTVFAGMDLEATSKARDYFKGYFPSSPQIALMKDGQVAFMLERHDIEGRTALDVAQRLMMAFNEHCG encoded by the coding sequence ATGTACGATCCCGTACTCGTTGAACCCATGCGCCGGGAGCTGACGGACCTGGGCGTGGAAGAGTTGAAGACCGCCGACGAGGTGGACGCGCTGTTGGAGGAGCACGAGGGTACGGCGCTGGTCGTGGTCAATTCCGTCTGCGGCTGCGCGGCGGCCAATGCCCGGCCCGGCGTCGCCATGGCCCTGCAGAACAGGAAAAAGCCGGACCGGATCACCACGGTCTTCGCCGGCATGGACCTGGAAGCCACGAGCAAGGCGAGGGATTACTTCAAGGGGTATTTCCCGTCATCGCCGCAGATCGCGCTGATGAAGGACGGCCAGGTGGCGTTCATGCTGGAACGTCATGACATCGAGGGCCGCACGGCGCTCGACGTGGCCCAGCGGCTGATGATGGCCTTCAACGAACACTGCGGTTAG
- a CDS encoding sugar phosphate isomerase/epimerase: MKLGYSTWGMPAVELDEAVPHLASLGYDGIEITVIPGYVTELGTLDAEERRRIRGLFAKHGVEMPAIAGHTSLLEPDVRLHAANMKRLMETVDLCADLTMDHLVPCLDTTPGGRPGGPEDWTGVRDRLLNETGDLVDYGARHGVVIAMEPHIGCCLCDVERTLWLLEQIDSEYLKLNYDISHFDVAGVPTAESVAALAPYTVHTHVKDQRGRVPDFEFLIPGEGDFDYVEYLDAMQAAGYDDYITVEVSMMVQQREDYDPLDAAGLAYRTLEAAFEASQAERT, translated from the coding sequence ATGAAACTCGGCTATTCCACCTGGGGCATGCCGGCCGTCGAGTTGGACGAAGCGGTACCCCACCTGGCTTCCCTGGGTTACGACGGCATCGAAATCACCGTCATTCCGGGCTATGTCACGGAGCTTGGCACGCTCGACGCCGAGGAACGCCGCCGGATCCGCGGCCTCTTCGCAAAGCACGGCGTGGAGATGCCCGCCATCGCCGGGCACACCAGCCTCCTCGAGCCCGACGTGCGCCTGCACGCCGCCAACATGAAACGGCTTATGGAGACCGTGGATCTTTGCGCGGACCTGACCATGGACCATCTCGTGCCCTGCCTGGACACCACGCCCGGCGGCCGGCCAGGCGGGCCAGAGGATTGGACCGGCGTGCGGGACCGGTTGCTGAACGAGACGGGCGATCTCGTGGATTACGGCGCCCGCCACGGCGTGGTCATTGCCATGGAGCCCCACATCGGCTGCTGCCTCTGCGACGTGGAGCGGACCCTGTGGCTGCTCGAGCAGATCGATTCCGAGTACCTGAAGCTCAACTACGACATCAGCCACTTCGATGTGGCCGGCGTGCCCACGGCGGAAAGCGTGGCGGCCCTGGCGCCCTACACCGTGCACACCCACGTGAAGGACCAGCGGGGCCGGGTGCCGGACTTCGAGTTCCTGATCCCCGGCGAGGGCGATTTCGATTACGTGGAGTACCTGGACGCCATGCAGGCGGCGGGATACGACGATTACATTACCGTGGAAGTGAGCATGATGGTGCAGCAGCGCGAGGACTACGATCCCCTGGACGCAGCCGGCCTGGCCTACCGTACGCTGGAGGCTGCCTTCGAGGCGTCGCAGGCGGAGCGAACTTAG
- a CDS encoding VOC family protein, whose protein sequence is MSDYPKIHLSFPVRDLDRSIEFYKKFFGEDPVKTHPGYVKFLPSIAPLNLALYADGKAKGDGANHFGIEVEDHESVLRHLLRIRISGLETREEMDCDCCFANQDKFWVEDPDGREWEIYVLNRDLDEPGGRDEEECCAELKSGDPAEQARSSDATTCCGG, encoded by the coding sequence ATGTCAGACTACCCCAAGATCCACTTGTCCTTTCCCGTACGCGACCTGGACCGAAGTATCGAATTCTACAAGAAGTTCTTTGGCGAGGATCCCGTGAAGACCCATCCCGGTTACGTCAAGTTCCTGCCGTCCATTGCCCCCCTGAACCTGGCCCTGTACGCGGATGGGAAGGCGAAGGGCGACGGGGCGAACCATTTCGGCATCGAGGTCGAGGACCACGAATCGGTCCTGCGGCACCTGCTGCGGATCAGGATATCCGGACTGGAAACCAGGGAAGAAATGGACTGCGACTGCTGTTTCGCCAACCAGGACAAGTTCTGGGTAGAGGACCCGGACGGCCGCGAATGGGAGATCTACGTGCTGAACCGGGATCTGGATGAACCCGGCGGGCGGGATGAAGAAGAGTGTTGCGCGGAACTTAAGTCCGGCGACCCTGCCGAACAGGCGCGTTCGTCCGACGCGACAACGTGCTGCGGCGGTTAG
- the queF gene encoding preQ(1) synthase, with translation MNIEPRQKQFDFDGPEAIRPEVLETFPYESKGDPLDVDIDTDEFTAVCPWTGLPDFGEVIVSYVPDEKVLELRSYKYYLLSYRNVGMVQEHVTRRILDDLAAAVQPVRMTVSTDYRKRGGIHTTCTAEYEKN, from the coding sequence ATGAACATCGAACCCCGACAGAAGCAGTTCGACTTCGACGGCCCCGAGGCCATCAGGCCGGAAGTCCTGGAGACCTTCCCGTACGAATCCAAGGGCGATCCCCTCGACGTGGATATCGATACGGACGAGTTTACGGCGGTCTGCCCCTGGACGGGGTTGCCGGATTTCGGTGAGGTGATCGTGTCCTACGTGCCGGACGAGAAGGTCCTCGAACTGCGGTCCTACAAGTACTACCTGCTCTCCTACCGGAACGTCGGCATGGTGCAGGAGCACGTCACGCGCCGGATCCTCGACGACCTCGCCGCCGCCGTACAGCCGGTCCGCATGACAGTCAGTACCGACTACCGGAAACGCGGCGGCATCCACACGACCTGCACGGCGGAGTACGAGAAGAATTAA
- a CDS encoding Gfo/Idh/MocA family oxidoreductase — protein MDTARIGFIGTGWWATANHLPVLRKRADEAGDVELSAVCRLGQNELRQVQEAFDVPYGTEDYRRMLDEVELDGVVVSSPHTLHFEHAAAALERGLHVMVEKPMCTKSADARELVRLADEKGLHLLVPYGWHHKPYIQEAKRQLDAGVVGNTESVLCHMASPIRGLLQGLDFDHEANGGGLFAPDPATWADPVVADGGYGHAQMSHSLGLMSWLTGLVPREVFAMMTEAESRVEMYDAVTVRFEDGVIGALSGSGDIPEGQMFQLDIRVFGSEGMLLLDVERARLAIHRHDGQDQVHDVAPDAGAYSCEGPPENFADLVLGRDVENYTPGYAAMRSVMILDAAYRSSKSGVLERV, from the coding sequence ATGGACACTGCACGCATTGGATTCATCGGCACCGGGTGGTGGGCCACGGCCAATCACCTGCCGGTACTTCGTAAACGGGCGGACGAGGCCGGGGACGTGGAACTTTCGGCCGTCTGCCGGCTCGGGCAGAACGAATTACGGCAGGTCCAGGAAGCCTTCGACGTGCCCTACGGGACGGAAGACTACCGGCGGATGCTGGACGAGGTCGAGCTCGACGGCGTGGTGGTGTCCAGTCCCCATACGCTGCACTTCGAGCACGCCGCCGCGGCGCTGGAGCGCGGGTTGCACGTCATGGTCGAAAAGCCCATGTGCACGAAAAGCGCCGACGCAAGGGAACTGGTCCGGCTGGCGGACGAGAAGGGGCTTCACCTGCTCGTACCTTACGGGTGGCACCACAAGCCCTATATCCAGGAAGCCAAGCGGCAGCTCGACGCCGGGGTCGTCGGGAACACCGAGTCCGTCCTCTGCCACATGGCCTCGCCCATCCGGGGCCTGCTCCAGGGACTGGACTTCGACCACGAGGCCAACGGCGGCGGACTCTTCGCGCCCGATCCGGCCACCTGGGCCGACCCCGTGGTGGCCGACGGCGGCTACGGGCACGCGCAGATGTCCCACAGCCTGGGCCTCATGTCCTGGCTCACGGGCCTGGTGCCCCGCGAAGTCTTCGCCATGATGACCGAGGCGGAATCCAGGGTGGAGATGTACGACGCCGTGACGGTGCGCTTCGAGGACGGCGTGATCGGTGCCCTGTCGGGGTCGGGAGACATCCCGGAGGGGCAGATGTTCCAGCTCGACATCCGGGTATTCGGCTCGGAAGGCATGCTGCTGCTCGACGTCGAACGCGCCCGCCTCGCGATCCACCGGCACGACGGGCAAGACCAGGTCCACGACGTGGCCCCCGACGCCGGCGCCTACAGCTGCGAGGGGCCGCCGGAGAACTTCGCCGACCTGGTGCTCGGACGGGACGTGGAGAACTATACGCCCGGTTACGCGGCCATGCGTTCGGTCATGATCCTGGACGCCGCCTACCGTTCGTCAAAGTCTGGCGTCCTGGAGCGCGTGTGA
- a CDS encoding PLP-dependent transferase, producing the protein MKPDTLLVHAGGGLEPGSGAIAPSMHLSTTFEHTPEGEATHDHVYIRMGNPTQDRLEEALSAIEDGAESLVYASGMAAVTGCVQTLEPGAHVLMHRDVYSVTRAVGKELLPNWNIEVSDVDMTDLDAVGRAMRPHTALLWAETPSNPAMDVIDIGAVAGIAHAAGALLVVDNTFATPVMQRPLQHGADIVMHSMTKYLGGHSDVQGGALVFREGGDRFERARRVRTITGGVLSPFNTWLVLRGLRSLGCRMARHVANAEAIAAAMAGHPGIEGVDYPGLPDHPGHAVATRQMDGYGGMLSLRVRGTREDALRVASKVRLIRNATSLGGVESLIEHRQSIEGPGSVTTPNLLRLSPGLEAAEDLIGDLVQALE; encoded by the coding sequence ATGAAGCCAGACACGCTGCTGGTCCACGCGGGGGGAGGATTGGAACCCGGCTCGGGGGCCATCGCGCCTTCCATGCACCTCTCGACCACCTTCGAGCACACGCCGGAGGGCGAGGCGACGCACGACCACGTCTACATCCGGATGGGCAACCCGACCCAGGACCGGCTGGAAGAAGCCCTGTCGGCCATCGAGGACGGCGCGGAGTCCCTCGTCTACGCATCGGGCATGGCGGCGGTAACGGGCTGCGTGCAGACGCTCGAGCCGGGCGCTCACGTGCTGATGCACCGGGACGTGTACAGCGTCACCCGCGCGGTCGGTAAGGAGCTCCTGCCGAACTGGAACATCGAGGTGAGCGACGTGGACATGACCGACCTGGACGCGGTCGGGCGCGCCATGCGGCCCCATACGGCGCTGCTCTGGGCGGAGACCCCGTCGAATCCCGCCATGGACGTCATCGACATCGGCGCGGTGGCCGGCATCGCCCACGCCGCCGGCGCCCTGCTGGTCGTGGACAACACCTTCGCCACGCCGGTGATGCAGCGGCCCCTGCAACACGGCGCCGACATCGTCATGCATTCCATGACCAAGTACCTGGGCGGCCATAGCGACGTGCAGGGCGGCGCGCTCGTGTTCCGTGAAGGCGGAGACCGGTTCGAACGCGCGCGGCGTGTGCGCACGATCACCGGCGGCGTGCTCTCGCCCTTCAACACCTGGCTGGTCCTGCGGGGATTGCGGTCACTGGGCTGCCGCATGGCGCGCCACGTGGCCAATGCGGAGGCCATTGCCGCGGCGATGGCCGGTCATCCGGGGATCGAGGGCGTCGATTATCCCGGCCTGCCCGATCACCCGGGACACGCCGTCGCGACGCGGCAGATGGATGGGTACGGCGGCATGCTGTCCCTGCGGGTCAGGGGCACGCGGGAGGACGCGCTGCGAGTCGCAAGCAAGGTCAGGCTGATACGGAACGCCACGAGCCTGGGCGGTGTGGAAAGCCTGATCGAGCACCGTCAGTCCATCGAGGGGCCTGGGTCGGTAACGACGCCCAACCTGCTCCGGCTGTCCCCCGGACTGGAAGCGGCCGAGGACCTGATCGGCGACCTGGTGCAGGCGCTGGAGTGA
- a CDS encoding metalloregulator ArsR/SmtB family transcription factor, producing the protein MISAESAHASLEADQKHAEAFKALSHGTRLAIFYHLVRRGEGGDTVGNLQEALGVPWATLSHHLDVLRRADLLASRREERYIYYRVRPERVSDLVRLLTACC; encoded by the coding sequence ATGATTAGCGCGGAATCCGCTCATGCCTCACTCGAGGCCGATCAGAAACACGCCGAAGCCTTCAAGGCGCTGAGCCACGGGACACGGCTGGCGATCTTCTACCATCTCGTCCGCCGGGGCGAAGGGGGCGATACCGTCGGGAACCTGCAGGAAGCGCTCGGCGTACCCTGGGCGACCCTGTCCCACCACCTGGACGTCCTGCGCCGCGCCGATCTGCTGGCGTCCCGGCGCGAAGAACGGTATATCTACTACCGGGTGCGGCCCGAACGGGTAAGCGACCTGGTGCGCCTGCTTACCGCCTGCTGTTAA
- a CDS encoding Gfo/Idh/MocA family oxidoreductase → MSKIRLGLVGCGGMGHRHLYGLAELHRTGLCRFEPVVACDPRRENAESLAGHVEDHFGIRPAVVASLDEVDAGDLQAVDICTDPRHHHTVCADAASRGWDVMTEKPMGLTVRACRLMREATDGAGRILSVAENYRRDPVNRLAKALLDAGVIGTPRYMVHNTAGGSNKMLITVWRHLKNVSGLLLDVGVHFADILEYFMGPVSDIYAQTRLHEKIRYNDMAGKDPATASRNSPAGVYEHWQAEMPAEFEVTAEDAAYATLTFQSGAVCQYLEEHATFGKGFWHRGIYGSSGSMELPGDRSGQSFTIALEGKTIEGDALLDLVPDFALDEATAALFGGERMWKYSFPFPETDRKIIAIEYADFAEAIDEGRQPEVDGYMGMRSVAVSYGIMESGEAGRAVTMDEIMADETNGYQQEINESLGI, encoded by the coding sequence ATGTCGAAGATCAGACTGGGACTGGTGGGTTGCGGCGGCATGGGGCACCGGCACCTCTACGGCCTGGCAGAACTGCACCGGACCGGCCTCTGCCGGTTCGAGCCCGTGGTGGCCTGCGACCCCCGCAGGGAGAACGCCGAATCCCTGGCCGGACACGTTGAAGACCATTTCGGCATCCGTCCGGCAGTGGTCGCGAGCCTGGACGAGGTGGACGCCGGCGATCTGCAGGCCGTCGACATCTGCACCGATCCGCGCCACCATCACACGGTGTGCGCCGATGCGGCGTCCAGGGGATGGGACGTGATGACGGAGAAGCCCATGGGTCTCACGGTCCGCGCCTGCCGCCTCATGCGCGAAGCCACGGACGGGGCCGGGCGCATCCTGTCGGTCGCCGAGAACTACCGCCGGGATCCGGTAAACCGGCTTGCCAAGGCTCTGCTGGACGCCGGCGTGATCGGAACGCCACGATACATGGTCCATAACACGGCCGGCGGCAGCAACAAGATGCTGATCACCGTGTGGCGGCACCTGAAGAACGTCAGCGGCTTGCTGCTCGACGTGGGCGTTCATTTCGCGGACATCCTGGAGTACTTCATGGGGCCGGTGTCGGACATCTACGCCCAGACGCGGCTCCATGAGAAGATTCGCTACAACGACATGGCGGGCAAAGATCCCGCGACGGCTTCCCGAAACTCGCCGGCCGGGGTCTATGAGCACTGGCAGGCGGAGATGCCCGCTGAATTCGAGGTGACCGCCGAGGACGCGGCCTATGCCACGCTGACCTTCCAAAGCGGCGCGGTCTGCCAGTACCTGGAAGAGCACGCGACCTTCGGCAAGGGATTCTGGCACCGGGGCATATACGGTTCATCCGGGTCGATGGAACTGCCCGGCGACCGTTCCGGCCAGTCGTTCACCATTGCCCTGGAAGGCAAGACCATCGAGGGAGACGCCCTCCTGGACCTCGTGCCGGACTTCGCCCTGGACGAGGCGACCGCGGCGCTGTTCGGTGGCGAGCGCATGTGGAAATACAGTTTCCCCTTCCCGGAAACGGACCGCAAGATCATCGCCATCGAGTATGCCGACTTCGCGGAGGCCATCGATGAAGGACGCCAGCCCGAGGTGGACGGCTACATGGGCATGCGTTCGGTCGCCGTCTCCTACGGCATCATGGAATCGGGCGAGGCGGGCAGGGCCGTCACCATGGACGAGATCATGGCGGACGAGACCAACGGCTACCAGCAGGAAATCAACGAAAGCCTGGGCATCTGA
- a CDS encoding inositol-3-phosphate synthase, producing the protein MSSKVRVAIVGVGNCASSLVQGVEYYRSAAQDEFIPGLMHANLGGYHISDVEFSAAFDVGADKVGKDLSEAIFAHPNNTVKFADVPNLGVPVQRGMTHDGLGKYLSEVIDKDTGDTVDVVEVLKETKTDVVVSYLPVGSEEATKWYVEQILQAGCGFVNCVPVFIASTGHWPERFRKHGLPIIGDDIKSQVGATITHRVLTRLFADRGVKVLRSYQLNFGGNTDFYNMLERSRLESKKISKTNAVTSQLSYDMGEDNIHVGPSDHVPWLEDRKWCHIRMEGETFGGVPLNLELKLEVWDSPNSAGVVIDAVRCCKLALDNGLSGPQLGPSSYFMKSPPEQYADDVCRRLVEEFIEEYGKQSDRPAEAPAQAPAEVPVEEPVLGS; encoded by the coding sequence ATGAGCAGCAAAGTCAGAGTGGCCATCGTCGGCGTGGGCAACTGCGCCTCGTCCCTGGTGCAGGGCGTGGAGTACTACCGCAGCGCCGCGCAGGACGAGTTCATTCCGGGCCTGATGCACGCCAACCTGGGTGGCTATCACATCAGCGACGTCGAGTTCTCGGCCGCCTTCGACGTGGGTGCGGACAAGGTGGGCAAGGACCTCAGCGAGGCCATTTTCGCCCATCCCAACAACACGGTGAAGTTCGCCGACGTGCCGAACCTGGGCGTACCTGTGCAGCGGGGCATGACCCACGACGGCCTCGGCAAGTACCTCAGCGAGGTCATCGATAAGGACACGGGTGATACCGTCGACGTGGTCGAGGTGCTGAAGGAAACGAAGACGGACGTGGTGGTAAGCTATCTGCCTGTGGGCAGCGAGGAAGCCACGAAGTGGTACGTGGAGCAGATCCTGCAGGCCGGCTGCGGCTTCGTGAACTGCGTCCCGGTCTTCATCGCGAGCACGGGACACTGGCCGGAGCGATTCCGCAAGCACGGCCTGCCCATCATCGGCGACGACATCAAGTCCCAGGTGGGCGCCACCATCACCCACCGCGTGCTGACCCGCCTGTTCGCGGACCGCGGCGTCAAGGTCCTGCGCTCCTACCAGCTCAACTTCGGCGGCAACACCGATTTCTACAACATGCTGGAGCGCTCGCGGCTCGAGTCCAAGAAGATAAGCAAGACCAACGCGGTGACGTCCCAGCTCAGTTACGACATGGGCGAGGACAACATCCACGTCGGTCCCAGCGACCACGTACCGTGGCTCGAAGACCGCAAGTGGTGCCACATCCGCATGGAAGGCGAGACCTTCGGCGGCGTGCCGCTGAACCTCGAGCTCAAGCTGGAAGTCTGGGATTCGCCCAACTCGGCCGGCGTGGTCATCGACGCGGTGCGGTGCTGCAAGCTGGCCCTGGACAACGGCCTCAGCGGTCCCCAGCTCGGCCCTTCGTCCTACTTCATGAAGTCCCCGCCCGAGCAGTACGCCGACGACGTGTGCCGCCGCCTGGTGGAGGAGTTCATCGAGGAATACGGCAAGCAGTCGGACCGTCCCGCGGAAGCGCCCGCGCAGGCCCCCGCGGAAGTGCCGGTCGAAGAACCCGTTCTCGGCAGCTGA